The segment attacGCTTGTAAAAGCACTAACCCGTGTGTCCATTGTCGTTATCATGACATTTTATTTCCATGTACTGCAGCTAATCAAATTGTACTAGAATTACAAGACggacctttttttaaatgtatttgtttttatcATTATTTTGAATGTCTACGTATTGCAAATAACGCTGAACAGAGTTTCTCTGTTTCATAAgtgtgttttctgtgtctgttgTAAAAGAATACAGATAAAACAATGAGTTTGTCGACTAAATGTCACCTTACCTGAAACACTTCCCTACACATGTACACTCCTCTATTTGTTTGGCCAATGAAGCTTAAACTTTTGCTTTGGCTCAAGCATTTGAGCTCAAATGTTGTATACGAGGCGACTGCAGAACATCACCAGGATATTTTCATGTGTAACTCTTTAGATATGAATGCACTTTATATATCTAGtcgtgtccccccccccccccttgaagATGTCATAAGTGTATTaatgggcggcaggtagtctagtggttagtgttgggccagtaaccaaaaggttgctagatcaaatccccgagctgacaaggttaaatctgtcgttctgccctgaacaaggcagttaacccacttttcctaggccgtcaattgtaaatacaaatttgttcttaactgacttgcctagttaaataaaagttcaaaTTACATgtcaagtttagtatttggtcccgtATTTCTAACACGCAATGATTACATTAACCTTGTATGCATTTGCATTTTGTTTTGGTTATGTTGTGCAcctaatagaaatgaatggtaaataatgtattgtgttatgtCGTGcccccaatagaaatgaatggtaaataatgtattgtgttatgaTGTGcccccaatagaaatgaatggtaaataatgtattgtgccatttgagtcacttttattgtaaatagaatgtttctgaacacttctacattaatgtggatgctaccgtgATTAAGGACAATCAttaatgaattgtgaataatgacaAGTGAAGTTTAGAGGTGTAAAATCATATCCCTCCCCAAACAATGCTATACCTTATTGGTGTTTTGGTGGCATTATCTTTGTTCAGATGGGACTACATATATAAAGTGCTTTCATGTCTAAACGGAAAAACGGATGTATGAAAATActctcaaataaaaggtgacaatGTTGCCTGATAAACATTGGGTCAAATCCAAAATGCTAGAGAATAAAGCCATGTTAAAAGTTTCAGCTTCATTGTCCATATAAGGACATGGAGGAGTGCATCTTCTCCAGCATGTCACCGAAGCGCCTGTCAAAGGCCCTTTAACACGTGATTCCCACACACCAATCACGTGTTCATCTCACCACTTTAGGCCTATTGATAGGCCCCTGTAACTTGGTTAAACTAACTCTTGGACTGAAAAGTATGTTCAATGGAGAATGCCTCCACGTCCAGGAAACCAGCCCTGTGTGTTATAAGGATCCGTTTAGTAGGCTGTCTAGGCCTTATAAGTCAATAGTGCTGTTGATAGTTAGGATCTTGTCTTGTGCAATGATGGTGTATGTGAACTTGTTAATGTGTAAAGTAGAAATCCGATTGGGCAGCTCACACTAAGTAACCACAGTCTATTAGACCGCATTGCTAATGGTGATATTCAGTCAACCTTGAATTCATTTGGTGAATTGTATTGAATCCAATGATGATTCATGAGTATATAAATAGCTGTTGGATATGAGAGTGAATGGTTTGTGACACGGTCGTTCATACAATCTTACTATGTGAAGTGCTACATAGAACACACTGTAATCAATATATTTAGATAGCTATTGTATTATTGCCAATTGTTCAATCCCAaattccccccccaaaaaaagaataCACTATCCATGTCTCAAAATTTCTTTATTTTTGATCTGATGAGTGCAATAATGCTTTTTGTTGATAAGCAAAGGGCAATGACAATATAGTATAGAATCTAAACTTTCATACAAAACAGCTTTATTGATGGACGCGGATCTATCTATCTGTGTCCGGTTGGCCCTGGCTGATCTGGCTTGTTCACCTCCTCCCAAATGCAGATCAGATCGGCTAGGAACGTCTGGATCTGTCAAAATAAGTCATATTAGTTATGATTTTGAACATGCTGGTCTAGTGGAAATGCCCTCTGAATACCTGAGAGTTGATGAATGAGTAATAGAGGATTCACAATTTATGCAAATGTCTAGTCAATATGATATGATATCCGCTATATATTCTGGCAGATGAAGGAAATCCCTGTGATCAGAGACCGGCAAATTATGCATCAGAGCACAATGGTCACATATCAGGATGTTAATCATTTCTACCCCGCTATGATGTGCTGTGAGTTCATGAGTAATAATGAGTCGTGAGTTAACAGTACCCTAAAGTACCTTCTCCAGCTGCTTAATAGTGTCCTCTGGAGCAATAGGCGATTCCCCAGTGTCTTTCGCTCTCTtgcacacacactggtacagattAAGAGTGGCCATCTTGATTGTGCCCAACAGCAGTGTCTTCTTGGCAGCTGTGTTCTGAATGTGTGCCCATCTCGATTCCTGTATATCAAGAGAGAAATGGCCATCCTTTGATCAGACACTTGGTTCCCTTTGAGGACACTCAGGGCTGGTGTCCCGGACACAAACTGAAAAGGGGGAGGTTCAGGACTAGCTTTATTAAGCCGTGTCTGGGATACTGTCCCTCAGAGATCAATCGCTGTAAAATACCCATAGGGAGTGCGATCATCTCATGTCTCACCCAAATCATGCCCTCAGCACGGGCCTTGTCCAGCTGGCTCTGTAGCTGGGCCAGagtgttgttgtagtgcagcAGGGTGTCATTGCTCTGCTCTGTGAAGCGGGCCAGCTGGGCCCGGGCATTCTCTGTGCTGTCCTGGTTCTGCTGGGTGGTCCGTACCAGGTCCTCCCGGGTCAGCATCAACGTGTCGTAGCGAGACATCACCTGTCTGGCCTCCTGAAACTGAGATGCACAAAATGAATTCCAAATCAACACCTAACCCCTACGGTTTAGGCTCTTGTGTAGACCTAAGAGGATGGGACAGGTGTCAGCAATATGGCTACAATATTCCACCTGGCTTATCACAGGGCAAGATGGAGCCACCAATATATTGCTTAGAGCTATCCAATCTGGTCAGATACAAGTGGCTAGGGATTGGTTTGTCTGTGAAGGCCAGTCAAATCACACACTACCTCAAAGAGTTCTAATCCTCACTATGACCTACCTGTTCACTGGCCTGTACCACTTTATCAAGGTAATGGGGGTATATGGCATTCTTCTGCACTCGTTTCTCCAGACGGTCCCTCTCTTTGACGAGAGCTTTCGTCTCCTCCTGGAGAGTGAGCAGGTCCACCTGCTTCTGATTGGTCAGTTCCCTCTCTCGGCCGGCCTTCCTAACAGCTCGACATCGTTTCACCTCGTTCTCCTGAAATGAGATCACGGAAGAGCATGACCAATTCATCTCAGTCTGACTGACGGGCAGACTACAGGATGGGGTCAGTAGTTTAGTCTAAGAAGTGATGTTCAGAAGCTATGACCGTACCTTCAGAAAGTTGTCAAATTTCTGCAGATATTCCTTCATCTGGCCCTCCTTCTCTATGAGCTCATCCTTGCGGATTCTCAGGGCTCTGAGAGTTGACTCAAAATCCTGAAACCCAAACCGAATGTGAAGTGAGACCTTATCATACAGGAGGATTGTGTGGAGACTTGACTTAAGAGGATTGTACTAATTCGTCATATCATTTTATTGCCAGGAATTGTTGGTTTGAGGTACAATGAgacaatataaataaataaatattatatatatatatatatatatacacacacacacacacatatacacacacacctctctttgCAGCGTCATAGCATTGTTGACCTCCATGGCTTCCCGTCTCTTCTGCAGGAGACGGGAGGAGGGGGCCAGCATCTCATCTGCTGCGGACGTGGCCTTCCTGTCAAAATGGTCAGTGGGGATTGACTATCTTATTTCTTCTTAACATAAACCATGAGCCTTCTGCTAATGATAATGTTGTGTTTGGGTAGGGAGAGGAAAGTCATACATTAAATGGAACAGATAGAAGCTGCTAACATTTTAGGGCGAAAAGTTCCTTAAACGTCTAGGTTAAATGTCATATTTTTTACTCACAATAGCTGGTCTCGAAGGTTCTCGCCAAAATAGCTTTTGAAATAGTCTGACAAGTTTACAGACATGTTTATAATATTTGGTCATAAATAAGATAATTGATCATTCAAGGCCTAATGTTATTGTTTTGACAATTTCTGTGGGTGGCTGTAGAAAGCCAATGCGGTTCACAGAATTTTGAGTCAGAAAATAACAATGGTCTCATAGCAACTactacaaataaaaacagaatgaGGAAAAATCCACTCATGGCAAGCTCTACAAAGTTGTACCATTTAAAAAAGCCTAGTGGAAACCTATTGGCCATCAAGTTAGTGTGCTAAAATGATGAAACATTTATGGACGCATAACACATTAGGGTACAAAGTATGGTCAGAGATTGATGAGAAATATTTATTGGTTTTACATGTAAATCGGGAATACAATGTATAAAGCGTTGTCACATTATGATAGCATGAGCTTTTTCTTTGATAAATTCAATGAGATGACAGGAGCTCAAGAGGGATCCAAATTACTGATATCTCCACAGGATATTGTCCTTGAAGCAGGAAAACAATTGATGAATGCAT is part of the Oncorhynchus masou masou isolate Uvic2021 chromosome 33, UVic_Omas_1.1, whole genome shotgun sequence genome and harbors:
- the LOC135527472 gene encoding coiled-coil domain-containing protein 42 homolog, with amino-acid sequence MLAPSSRLLQKRREAMEVNNAMTLQREDFESTLRALRIRKDELIEKEGQMKEYLQKFDNFLKENEVKRCRAVRKAGRERELTNQKQVDLLTLQEETKALVKERDRLEKRVQKNAIYPHYLDKVVQASEQFQEARQVMSRYDTLMLTREDLVRTTQQNQDSTENARAQLARFTEQSNDTLLHYNNTLAQLQSQLDKARAEGMIWESRWAHIQNTAAKKTLLLGTIKMATLNLYQCVCKRAKDTGESPIAPEDTIKQLEKVFRGHFH